The genomic region CTTTGCAGAGGAGGGCTTTACTATACATAGCAATAGGTGGCGATGCGgatgaaatattccaagcagcatcagcgccgacattggtgatgtaaagtaaaggatccctttaaaATACATAGCACACAGCCCAATAAATATACATGTGTACCCTTAAACTGACATAACCCACTACGGCAAACTTACCCattactacttaaccccctaaaccaccaatactcCACGACAATAAactttctaacctattaacccctaaaccacgaatagcccaccacaataaacttcctaacctattaacccctatacgtcACAACCCCCCAAgacaaacacccctaacctattaagccctacatcaccacaaccccccaacgcaaactactcctacactacttCTACCTAACCCCCACCTCTAAGCCAACactccctaagttacaaaaaataacaaacactaaattcacacaaagggctaggttacaagtggagcgctaatttattgcgtgccctcaAATTGGCAAAAtagtgtgataaataaccagccattacaagtggctggttattgctaccacaagctcgcggtagcaagtagcgcttagaaaattaaccagagatactatctctggttaattttataaatgtgccccaaatgcccccaaaatacagtgtagtgtattttattaaaaaaaattgtagcatttatattttttaataaaataactgcactaggcagtatttttggggtaaagttggcgggagcgGGGAGTTAGAAATAAAGCAGCACTGAAAAGAGCATTTACATTGAGGtgtatgggaactgtatgttcccaagtttatatatactgtacgtatatgcttttatacttatatatttatatatttatgtgttaatatgtgtatatacagatattaacacataaatatatatgtatagaatcatatacatatatatttacaatttgctgccatcgctgtgcgacttactccCTTTGTTGCGCTAGTTCTCACGGCATGAAAACGCGGcttctattggagcctatggaagcgcgttttcgtgagcacaatgcttccaagcaatgcgaacacgagctcgcgttcacattgctgtcaacttgtaataccataccagcacacattagcgtacgctggtattactccacttgtaatctggcccaaaataagaaaaactaacaaaaaaaacatcactactaaaaataaaacaaacacagttatactaaaactaaggccccctttaaaaaaaaaaaaacaccccaaaataaaaaccatgTACTAACACTATAAGTTTAtaatgcaatagcccttagaacggctttttgtaaggcattgccataaagtgacttagctctttttctaaacctactctaaaaattgcactgaaaagggcctaaagtgaacatagctcttgtgccccaaccccccccccccaaaaaaaaaaacaacctatactaaaaaaaaaaacttagaaagaTTGCgcttggtataacaagtcattggaatcaCATTAAGAGGAAGCAATTTTACAGTACGTTGTCCCTTTATTTCCCATAACTGGGGTAGGTGGTTAGTCCCTAAGATTCACCAAGTAAAAAACCCTCCAGGTTTTTATCACTATGCCTAAAGTCATTACATGAGTGCACAATTTCATTATACAAATtggaaaacaaaattaaagggacagtcaactccaaaattattgttaattaaaaaaatagataatccctttattaccatttccccagttttgcataaccaacactgttatattaatatactttttacctctgtgattaccttgtatctaaatctcttttgacagccccctgatcacctggctatttatttattatctattgacttgcattttagccaattagtgcagtgtcagccacaactcctcgggcgtgagcacaatgttatctacatggccaacatgaactagcagtctcttgctgtgaaaagcaaatacaaaaaataaaaaagcatgtgataagaggctgtcagtagtggcttagaaacaggcagaaatgtagaggtttaaatgttataaagaatattactataacaatgttggttgggcaaaactgggtaatgggtagtaaaggcattatctatctttttaaacaataacaattttggtgttgactgtgcctACTGTATTTTCACATAAGACAAAACAAgtatggtataaaataaatatattacatcatGTTATCTTACAGCAATATATTGCTCTTTTACTAACTCATTTCTATGAATCAGCAATTAGTAGAAAGCTTGCATAGACTACTGGTACTCCGTGCACCTTTTCTGCTTCATGTAATCTTTCCTGTATTTCACTGTAATCCTGTTCTCTATAaaccctttattaaagggacataaaatcctatttttttctttcataattcagatagattgtgtgacttgaaacaactttccaatttacttctattgtctaatttgttttgttctcttgatatccttagttgaaattgatacataggtagactcatgagctgcttattggtggctgcacatatttgtctgttgtcattggctttcagtgaGCTCCCTGTAGTgaatttctgcttcttcaacaatgtataccaagagaacgaaacaaattagacaatagaagtaaattggaaagttgttaaaaattgtatcctctgtctgaatcaggaaatacaatttctgggttttatttttctttaaatcaaACAGCACTTCCTCATACCTCTTTATTATGAATTCATATAGTAAAAACtgatttctatttaaaaaacaaaaaacaaatcaatcCTTATAGCATTTCCTGATAACTACACAGGAATTTATCTTATCTTCAATATGATATTGGAAAATGCtaaataaatgttgttgttttttaccccCTATTTTCTGAGCAGCTGAGAGACTCACTATGCGTGAAGAGAAGAATATCATTGATTTTGAGTACAAAAACTACAAAGAGAACTGCACCAAGACTATTAGCATTGTGACTGAAAGGGAACAGCAGGCTCACTCAGAGAGAGAGAAATATCGTTTGGATAAGATAGATGTTAGAAACAAGATGCTCGATGCACAGGAAGAGCTGTTAAAATTCAGAAGTTCTTGTGCATCATTTGAAGACAAGTTTAACAGAGAGATCCAGCGCATGAAAGATAATTATGACGCAACAATTAGCAAATATACATCCAGCTTTAGTGATAGGGATCAAAGAACCTTACAAAACTGTAATCCATTTACTAGTGAAATTCAACATAAGATAGAGACAGCTCTGATCAATCTCAGACAGGATATCATTAGTACCACCAAGGAGAACACCTATTTGAAGGTAAGCAAAGATCGTGCTGAAGAGAACAAGAAACAGTGCGATCAAGAGAAGACAACAATCTTGGGAGAAAAGAAGTCAGCGCTAGATAATATGCAGCGTAATTGGGATACAGAGATAAAGAAAGCTTATGAGGAAAAGGACTTTCTCAGAAAGGAGAAGGATGAGACCAGCAAACAGCTGAAAGAAAAAACAGACTCTCTCACCACTATAAAAACCCAACTGGAGAGCAAGATGAGGGAACTGCAGCACTGCCTGAAAATGGTAGGTGTCACATTGATGTATTAGTCTAACAGAGCAGAAGTGACATTTTGTGTTGGGCGTTGAGGaaaatagtttttgtttgtttgtttgttgttgttgttttttacattttattgcacCAAAATATATCAAATCAAACTACCACGTAAGTAAAATAGAATTTATGCAAAGTTAAATATAGATATTTTAAAAATGGAGCAAATCTTTGCACAGTACaacttcatatacagaaatgtcTTTCAGGTTAATATAATAAGTTTATAATAAACTTCTGGAGAAAAGCACTGGACTAGATCCAAATACGAAACTCTGAGTGACTCTGGTCTGGTGTCACACTAAGTGGACTATATGAATTGCAATTGTATTGCCTTTGGttgataatttatgtttttaaattaacaTATTGCCTCAATTTTTTTCAACAGATTCCAAGTTCGAATATGGTACCTCCGCTCACAAATCCATTTGGTTAACACAAACAGCACAGCCATGTGGGTAAATTTGGGGCCTGCTTTCATTTAAATTTGGGAAGTCATATTATCGATAATTAATTTTGgtataaaatgtatacattttcctTGACTTTAAAACTAGCTTTAGCAAAGACTGTAAGAACCTAAATGGCCAATTTTAATTCCTTCAAAACAAGTAATTGAAAGGACCATTACATAAAGTATAAGTGCATGGAtggtcaataaatgcataataaaagacaatgcaataacactttcaagtgagtagtagatttttgctgacaaatttctaagttacttctattttcagacagcaatcagccaatcacaaaaggcatatatgtatgtattgtgaaatcttgcacatgctcagtagaaactggtgCCTGAGAtattgtacatataaaaagattgtgcacattttcatagtggaagtaaactggatttttttttgttttgttttaattgcatgctctatttgaataatgaaactttaattttgattttagtgtccattaaggggacatgaaacccaaaccttttatttcatgattcacatatagcatacaattttaaacaactttccaatttattatctaatttgcttagttctcttggcatcctttgttgaaaagcatatttaggtagaaTCAGGAgcggggagctagctgctgattgatggctgcacatatatgcctcttgttattggttcattggatgtgttcagctagctcccaagagATTACAATGTAGTACAGGGCTGCCTAAACTATCGGCCCATTGAAGGTTTTTTTGTGTAGCCCTTACCACAActgaacagaaaacagacattagcAACTTGTTATGGAAAAAGCAATTCAACCACACTTCTCATTGGCTAATTAACCACATGTGTAGTATATACAGTTACACTAATTTCATTAATAGTAACTAAATTCCTTTGTCATTTTTAATTAAAGATGttattataatctaattttattctGAGGAATTATCTTTAGTAGAAGTGTAAATTATGTAATGTGGCCCCGACATAcaaaaaagtttaggcacctcaatgtaaaatattaaagggacagtaaacacaattgATTTTTTCTTATACAACATGCCATATAAACATGATTTATACAATGCACATATATCCTTTTTTTACAGTGTAAACATTACACTTGATTATGCACTATTTTATCCTCCGTCATAGCTGTGGGCAGATTATGCTATCAAACAGTTATGGACATCGCCATAGACGATAATGAAGGTGTGCTCCTGCTATGCTGTGTCTGCCAGATTCCCTGAACAGGCCTACAGCGCATGCACGGTCTCACCACTGACACAGCGCCACACACATGCACCATAGTAAACAGTGGATCACAATACTATTAGCTGTGTTCTTGTAAGCAATGCATGGAATTTGTGAGTGAGACCCTTTTCAGAAAATAGCAaaagctgttttaaagggacagtctacaccagaatgtgtattgttttaaaagatatatagtccttttattacccattccccagttttgcataaccaacacagttatataaatacactttttacctctgtgattatcttgtatctaagcctctgcaaactacccccttatttcagttcttttgacaggcttacattttagccaatcagtgctagctcctaggaactccacgtgagtgagcacagtgttatctatatgacacacatg from Bombina bombina isolate aBomBom1 chromosome 2, aBomBom1.pri, whole genome shotgun sequence harbors:
- the LOC128649443 gene encoding plasmalemma vesicle-associated protein, whose product is MDRSYAMAKFGLESKDILRSTQKDCWYYCKYFFLFTSIIQFLIILSLILFMLYGNMHTATDERLQTVEQLNQVLLLKNQNLNANYSKVQTQINNTEKEKNACNALLQGKKQEVDTMNKTLQIQMVKMTQLTAALAHAQAVGIPCKTCIERLNILNISCYAERLTMREEKNIIDFEYKNYKENCTKTISIVTEREQQAHSEREKYRLDKIDVRNKMLDAQEELLKFRSSCASFEDKFNREIQRMKDNYDATISKYTSSFSDRDQRTLQNCNPFTSEIQHKIETALINLRQDIISTTKENTYLKVSKDRAEENKKQCDQEKTTILGEKKSALDNMQRNWDTEIKKAYEEKDFLRKEKDETSKQLKEKTDSLTTIKTQLESKMRELQHCLKMIPSSNMVPPLTNPFG